The sequence below is a genomic window from Sebastes fasciatus isolate fSebFas1 chromosome 18, fSebFas1.pri, whole genome shotgun sequence.
gaaaataacgttttttttttaacattacagcatgtaaacatgttctagtagaaacacaaaatacaagtatgaacctgaaaatgagcataatatgggacctttaagagcaactgtaacgtccCAGTTTGCCCCCAAATGTTTTCACCCTGTGAgtggaggaaagaaaacacttttttatAGTATGGCATAAATAAATCTTTTGGTATAGCAAACCCACATCTCTAGAGAGTATTatatcctatatatatatatggaaaaaGAATACTTCAAGTGAAAACCACATTAAGTAATCATTTTCTGACAGTGATTTTTATCTATAAGCTGGTGGTTTCATTGGAGGTCTACTACAAACGTTTTCCCTTTTGACTATCTCACTGCAGATCTCTTCTGCTCCCCTGACACGGTTGGTTGACACCTTCCACGTGTCACTGCAGTTTCCACACTTCTTCAGGCGACACTGCGCAGGAAATGGAGCGTTTACCACCTTTGCACCTTCTCCATGGGAAAAGAGCTGTTCAGACACAAGCAGGCAGATGTGTCAGATAAATCCTATACCCTGCTACAACTTCTTAGAAATAAAGTAACTAAGATGTATACCTGTGAGCTCCAAGAAATAGCCTATAAGTATGAGGAAAATTATACTTAATAAAGATACTTCAATAGAAAAAGCTGATAGAAAAATACACATTATGCAAGGacataaataaatgatcctGGTGTCTGATTTCCTGACTTTCAAATAAAATTCCTCAACAACTCAATTCactatttatttctgtaataACTGATTGGATTTCGACTGTAAAAGTCTGTCACTATAACTACAGAAAATAATTTGgattcaataaataataaagccTCAGACAACGACGTTtcattttatgcattttattgCAATTCTCAACGAGGTACAAAAGAGGTAGACATGTTAGAGGAATAACTTAAACATTGTTTGGTATAGAAGTAGAAAAAAAGGtctatttacatttatttacagtaataagttaaaagaaatatattatgacattataaCAGCAGTTCGTTCAGAGGCTTGAGAGAGACACATTTCAGTTCAGCTCCTtctccatcatctcctcctcttcatcatcagtgTCTTCATCGCTGCTGGAGTCCTCGTAAGGGCAGATGGTCGCCTGGACCGGATAGTTACGCAGCATCATCTCTGCATCCTGGTACAGATAATCGAAGCATCTCGATTTGGGCCAGtacaacctttaaaaaaaaagagtacagtattaataaaaataaataacttgcAGAAGAATTAAAaatcatttaattaaaaaaaaaaaatcctctacTTACTTCACTGGGTGAACGACCTGAGGAGTTTTGGGCTGTTGAACAGCAGAAAGTTCTCCTTGAGTCTGAAAGTTGAAACAAAGCGACTATGTTAATCTTTTTATCCATTAAACAAACGCACGTTTGAAGggaaggcaaggcagctttatttgtagagcacatttcaacaacaaggcaattcaaagtgctttacataaacattcaagaacattgtgcaaagtgcaaaagaacattaagacataattaaaacagttaataaaaacattaaagattagaaaataaaaacaagttaaaaataaaagctataggatagaagctaaaatataatatatcacacaacagtaaaagctctagtgcagtatatagtTTCAACTTGGAAACCATCAGATCAAGTCGTCTGAAACTCACCCTAAACACAGTTGTGTCTCCTGTTCCAGTCCATGGTCTCCACATAGGACCGCACTGCTGAGAAACATTGTCTCCAGAAAAAGATGAAGTTAATCCACGTTTGGTATTAAAAGTCTCCATGGTTCCTCGTATAGTGGTCAGTCCTGTGTTAAGTCCTCAGAGTGATGTGAGAGACTGAAGGCAGGAAACCTTcctatttatcatttatcagGTCCCAGCAGGACCCAAGGGTGCCAAATTGCGCTTTGACGCGTCTCCAAGTGTCTCCAAGTGTCTCCATGCGCCACGGTGTTCAGGTGCGAAGTCACACTTCAgcaaactccaaccaaactCCAGCCATATGGTCAACTTTCTTTCTTAATATCTTAGTGtagagtttaaaaaaacacatcttttgtAAGAGATTGGCCTATTTGGAACACATTTCATCTTCAAGTTTTCACCTTCGGAAGATTCACACTTCCGAAGGTGAAAACTAACATATTGAAAAGAACTGTAGTGTACAGAGCAATGGTGAAGTGGAACACTCTGCCTGGGTATATCAATCAAGAAAATAgcaaaaatcaatttaaaatattattaataatattttgtatgttttgtattttgacaTTATGCTATGGTCCAACCACTAATGAATCATATTTACCTCTGTA
It includes:
- the ripply2 gene encoding protein ripply2; amino-acid sequence: METFNTKRGLTSSFSGDNVSQQCGPMWRPWTGTGDTTVFRTQGELSAVQQPKTPQVVHPVKLYWPKSRCFDYLYQDAEMMLRNYPVQATICPYEDSSSDEDTDDEEEEMMEKELN